The genomic region GACGTAAAAGTGTAGATTTATTTTCAAATCCTGTGTAAAATTCACCGAAATTTACAATCTTGTCTATTATTTATTCACTTAATTGTTTTGCTGCTAATGACAGCAACCAGCTCGTGATAAATTAGTTTAAGTAGAGGCGTTATGGCTAAACATTATTTTACCTCTGAATCAGTTTCTGAAGGTCATCCGGATAAAATTGCCGATCAAATTTCTGATGCGGTGTTAGATGCGATTATTGCACAAGACAAACATTCACGTGTTGCGTGTGAAACCATGGTTAAAACCGGTGTTGCAATCATCTCTGGTGAGGTGACGACAGAAGCATGGGTTGACCTTGAAAAGATAACTCGTAAGGTTATTACCGATATTGGTTACACCTCGTCAGAAGTTGGCTTTGACGGTGAAACGTGTGGCATTATGAACCTTATTGGTCAGCAGTCACCTGAGATTGCCCAAGGTGTAGACCGTGCAAAACCTGAAGAGCAAGGTGCCGGTGACCAAGGTTTGATGTTTGGTTATGCAACAAACGAAACGCCATCATTAATGCCAGCTCCTTTGTACTACTCACACCGTTTGGTTGAGCGTCAAGCTGAAATGCGCAAATCTGGCGTATTACCATGGTTACGTCCTGATGCTAAATCACAAGTAACGTTTATTTATGAAGACAACAAACCAGTAGCAATCGATGCGGTTGTTTTGTCAACGCAACACGCTCCAGACATCAGCCAAGAAGATTTGTATGATGCGGTAATGGAAAACATTATCAAGCATACCTTACCAGCTGATTTGTTAACGGAAGATACCAAATACTTTATTAACCCAACCGGTCGTTTTGTTATTGGTGGACCGGTAGGTGATTGTGGTTTAACTGGTCGTAAGATCATCGTTGATACTTATGGTGGTATGGCACGTCACGGTGGCGGTGCGTTCAGTGGTAAAGATCCATCGAAAGTAGACCGCAGTGCAGCCTACGCAGGCCGTTATGTCGCGAAAAACATCGTTGCAGCGGGTCTTGCTGATCGTTGTGAAATTCAAGTGTCTTACGCGATTGGTGTTGCTGAGCCAACATCTATCTCTATCGAAACATTTGGCACGGGTAAGTTAGAAGAAGAGAAGTTGATCGCATTGGTACGTGAGCACTTCGATTTACGTCCTTACGGTATTACTAAAATGCTGGACTTGTTGCACCCAATGTACCAATTAACAGCAGCATATGGTCACTTTGGTCGTGAACCTTTTGAAATGACCGTGGGTGACGATACCTTTACTGCATTTAGCTGGGAAAAAACCGATAAAGCTGACGCTTTACGCGCTGCTGCTGGTTTATAATTACCGCTGAATTTATTAACGAAAAACCGGCATTTGCCGGTTTTTTTATGCCATTCAAACAGCATGCGCTTATTCTTTAAGCGAGCACCCTCATCGCTCTTGTTTTTTGTCACGACAAGCCCTATCTTGTATGCATAACTTGATTACCAGAAAAACGTGTGAGTAACGCAAGATTTTATCAGGCTGGCGATTATACGGTCGGCCAAACAATCACTTTATCCGATGATGTGTTTGGGCATGTTATTCGGGTTCTTCGCTTAAAACAAGGCGATACTATTTATCTTTTTAACGGCGATGGCCACGATTATCAAGCGACGCTGGTTGAGGTTAGCAAAAAACAGGCTGTGGCGGATATTACGCAAGCGATAGCTATTGATAATGAGTCACCACTGAGCATTCATTTAGGCCAAGGTATCTCTCGAGGCGATCGTATGGACTTTACTTTGCAAAAGTCGGTTGAGCTCGGTGTAACCAAAATTACCCCTTTGTTTACTGAGCGTTGTGGCGTCAAACTCAACGCTGAACGTCTTGAGAAAAAACGTCAACAGTGGCAAAAAATAGTGATCAGTGCTTGTGAGCAAAGTGGCCGAGCGGTGGTGCCTGAGGTAATGCCAGCGATATCGCTACAAGAATGGTTGGCGCAGCCGACTGCAAGTTTAAAGTTGAATCTTCATCCTAAAGCGCAATATTCAATTGGTAATTTACCGCATCAGGCAAGCGCCACGCGCTTGTTGATAGGCCCTGAAGGAGGTCTTTCCGATGATGAAATTAGCGAAGCAAACGACAGTGGCTTTGTTGATGTGCTATTAGGGCCGCGTGTACTGCGCACCGAAACCGCTGCTTTAGCAGCAATTACCGCCTTGCAGTGCAAGTTTGGCGATATGTAATAAAGGAAAATTTATGTCTTTACGTATTGGGGTCGTGATGGACCCAATTGAAAATATTAACGTTGCCAAGGATTCGTCATTAGCTATGATGCTCGAGGCACAAAAGCGCGGCCATCAATTGTTTTACATGAAAATGGAAGACTTGTACCTTGAGCAGGGAGAAGCTCGTGCTGAGGTTAGCAAGGTGACCGTTTATGATGACGAAAGCCATTGGTATGATATCGAATATAATGACGATATCGCTTTGCATGAGATGGACGCGATTTTAATGCGCAAAGATCCGCCATTTGATACCGAATATATTTATGCGACCTATATGCTGGAGCGGGCAGAAGAAAAAGGTACTTTGATTGTCAATAAGCCGCAAAGCTTGCGCGATTGTAATGAAAAATTATTTACCGCATGGTTTAGCCAGTTCACGCCAAAGACCATAGTGACCCGCAGTTCGACCCGTATTCGAGAATTCCATAAGCAGCACCAAGATGTGATCATTAAGCCGCTTGATGGCATGGGTGGTTCATCTATTTTCCGCATGGGCAAAGGTGAAGCGAATGTCGGAGTTATCATTGAAACCTTGACCAATCACGGTAGCATGTATGCCATGGTGCAAGAATACATGCCTGAGATTGTCGATGGCGACAAACGAATTCTGATTGTCAACGGCGAGCCTATGCCATATTGTTTGGCGCGAATCCCTGCGCAAGGTGAAACTCGTGGTAATTTAGCCGCTGGCGGTCGTGGTGAAGCGAGACCGTTATCGGCGGCAGATCGATTGGTCGCTGAAACCATTGGCCAAGAGTTGAAAAAGCGTGGTTTGTATTTTGTTGGTTTGGACATGATCGGTAATAAAGTAACCGAGATTAATGTCACCAGTCCTACCTGTATTCGCGAAATTGAAAAGGCTTATCCAATAAGCATTAGCGGTAAGCTATTCGATTGTATTGAAGAGCTCGTTAGCACACAGTAGTGGCGGCCTCACATCCATATCGCTATTTTCTGCGATAATCATCGATAAAAGGCAAGGGTTTATACTCTTGCCTTGCAAAATTGCCATTTTGCCCCCATGGTTAAGTAATGGCACGATAAGCATACTCATAACAACCTTTATCGGCATCACCCAGATAGACACAGACGTTTTATTTTTTTTGATGCACTAAATTTGAGGAGGGCTTATGGACAGCTTAGAAAACCATCTACTGATTGCTATGCCCAATATGCAAGATACCTATTTTCATAAAACGGTTACCTACATTTGTGAGCATAATGAACAGGGCGCGATGGGCTTGGTGGTTAACATTCCCGTTCGTATTACCTTGCATGAACTGCTGGGGCAAATTGATGCCGACAGTCGTATCACCGAATCTTTAACTCAGCGTGTTTTAGCTGGCGGTCCGGTATCGCCAGACCGTGGCTTTGTACTGCATAACACCCAGCCCGGGTGGACCAGTTCAATGGCGCTTAATTCGGAAATTATGATCACCACATCAAAAGATATTCTCGAGTCGTTAGGTACTGACAAAGCGCCACAGCAGTTTTTGGTTACCTTGGGTTATGCTGGGTGGGGACCAGGTCAACTTGAGCAAGAAATTAAAGACAACTCGTGGTTGATAACCCGCGCTGATAAACAGATCTTATTTGATACACCTGTCGAATTACGTTGGCAAAAAGCTGCGGAAAAATTGGGCATTGATTTAGGCCATCTATCAACCCAAGTAGGGCATGCGTAAGGCTAGATAAGCAGGACAATCTGAGGATAAATAATCCCGAGTCAGGGCTCGGGATTATTAAGGGCTAAGCCACAATCTCGATACGTTCTCGATACGTTGTTAACGGCTGATATTGAAGCCTAGTAGATCTACGAACAAGTTAGTCGTGGTGGTGACCACAACCACCTGCACCATGCACGTGACCGTGAGCTAACTCTTCGTCAGTAGCATCGCGAACTTCAATAATTTCAACATCAAACTTAAGATCAATACCGGCCAATGGGTGGTTACCATCAACGGTAATTTCATCATCTTCCATGCCAATAACGATAACGGTTTGCTCACCTTCATCGGTTTGTGCACGCAATTGCATACCCACGTCTAAATCTTCAATGGCTGAAAATAGTGCTTTTGGTACTGTTTGTACCAGACCATCGTGGCGCTGACCATAGGCATCATCGGCGCTCACGTCAACGATAAAGGTATCACCGACCTGTTTGTCATTCAGCTCATTTTCTAAACCAGGAATTAAAAAACCTGTACCTTGAATGAAACTTAGTGGTTGGTCATCGTAAGAGCTGTCGATGAGGTTTTCTTCACTGTCCATCACCGCGTAATGCATGACGACGACTTTGTTGTTTGCAATTTTCATAATGTTTCCAATTAGTGTTCATTCAAAGAATAAGGTAGAGGTGCTATTGTTAAGGTCACCTCAGGATTGTCTTTTAGACGCAGTACAGCATCATCAGGGGTATCACTTGCCAATACCGCTTGAATTTCTAACGCACCGCTATCGGCTTGGTAATGGGCAAGGATATTGCCACCACGGCGCCAATTATCACCCAGTTGTACTTCGATAAGGGTATCATTAGCAATAGTTAGCGCTAGCTCTGTCTGACCTTGTAAGCGAAATAAAGCACGTTTGTTTTTACCTAAATATTTCATCCGAGCAACCGTTTCTTGGCCCATGTAACAGCCTTTGCTGAAACTAATGCCATTAACGCACTGTAAATTAACCATCTGTGGCACGTACTCGCCAACCGCCGCTTCATTTAGATGCACAAAACCCGATTGAATTTCTAGTGCAGCCCACAGTTGGCCGTCAAATTTTGGTAGCTCAGACTGTGCTTGTAAATCGGCAATGGTTTGCTCTGTTGCGACAATTAAATAACGTGGCAGATCACCTGCTAAATAAATAATCGATGTTTGCTGGTGTTGCACAACAGGATTAAATGAGTCAGGCACTTTGCCAAATTGTTGTTCGATAAGCGCCACTCCTTGCTCGCCAACGAGCGTTAAAAACGCTAATTCGTCGCTTTGCTTGATGTCGACCTTAGCAAACACGCCATACTTTTGTAGTTGTGCCATAGATGCCGCGATGCTGGCTTTACTTTGAATAAGTAAGCGTTGGCCAAAGTGATTAATGACTCGAAATGCAGCAAACATTTTGCCTTTGGCGTCACAGTGGGCACCAACAAGCAAGCCTTTATCACTGAGTTTATTCATATCACAAGTGACTTGACCTTGTAGGTATGTGTCGGCTTCATCACCGGCAATGCTGATGGCAGAAATGTTATTACAGTCGATGGCAAAACTGTCAGGAAGCGAGCTTAAGTCAGGTCGCTGAGTTTGAAGATTCATAAGTTTTTACTATGGTTAGTTTATGCCTAATAGTAAGGAAGTTAAGTACATAACCACCACGCTATCCAGTGCATATGGGTATTTTGTTTAGCTGCAGTTAGTAATTGGGGCAAGAGGATTTAAAATCAAGCCACGGGTATCTTCAAGCCATAATTTTTGGTGGTGATTCCTTAGGGTTAGGGCTACAATAGCGGCAATTTTTACAGTGTCTCGGAAAATGTATGTCACTAGCAAACAATAAAGCCCGTTTACGTTGGGCCTGTCGTCGCGGTATGTTGGAACTAGATGTGTTGTTTCTACCGTTTGTTGATGAGGCTTGGGATAATTTGACTGACCAGCAAAAAGTAGACTTCGAGCGTTTACTTGAATGTGATGATCCAGAGCTTTTTGCTTGGTTTATGGGACATGAGGAATGCAAGGATGAAGCCCTCAACGCCATGGTACAACACATCCTCAACCGAGTTAAAGTATAAGCTCGTCTGCTGTCGTGCTGCGCGCTGCAATCTCCTAGCATGTTGCGCAGCTTTGACTTTCTATATCGTCATGGCGTCATATGCCATTGCTCTACATTTGTTTTCCAGTTTGTGGTTAGCCCTTTTCACTGTCGCAATCATGAGTCTATTGCTGTTTTTGGTGTTGGTGTTGCTACAACAACCGCTCCCCATGGGGAGCTATGTGTTAGACCAGCAAGGGTGTTTGACGATCAGTCCCTGGCATCATTATCAATTACTCACGGCTAGTCGAGTGTTACCTTTTGCTTTGTGTTTGGTGGTTAATGAACGCATAAAGTTTGTTGGCCCTAGAGAGCCAGAATCCGCGTCGTCAACCCCCAATGCAATGGTGTGGGGCGCAAAACAGCGTCGATATCAAACCATAAAAAAGCGCTATTTTTTGCTTAGCAAGACCGCGATGGCAACGCAAGACTATCGACGTTTAGCGCGTGTTATTGTTCGGTTATCCATGGCGCCAGATGATAAACTACGCCATGAATAAAACCTTGAGAGATTCAAAAGGAAGGGCTTTTAGTTGTTTGTGCTGTTAGGCGTTAGTACTGTTGGCCCTGACTGTGGCAGCTGCTCGGGGTAATCTAAGGTGTAGTGTAAACCTCGTGATTCTTTGCGTTGCATCGCCGAGAGAATGATAAGTTCTGCGACTTGCACTAAGTTACGTAACTCGAGCAAATTATTACTGACGCGAAAGTTTTTATAGTACTCTTGGATTTCTGTATTGAGTAAGTTAACGCGATTTAAGGCTCGCTCTAAGCGTTTTGTGGTGCGCACAATACCAACGTAATCCCACATAAACAAACGCAGTTCATGCCAGTTATGTTGAATCACGACTTCTTCATCGGAGTTTGTCACACGGCTTTCATCCCATGCTGGAATTTGTACAATTTTCGCTTTGTCCGATAGCTTCTGTTGAATATCTTGGGCAGCACTGCGAGCAAAAACGATACACTCAAGCAACGAGTTACTGGCCATGCGGTTAGCACCATGCAAACCGGTATAGGAGACTTCACCTATGGCATATAAATTGGCAACGTCGGTTTGACCAAACTTGTCAGTCATTACGCCACCACAAGTGTAATGTGCCGCAGGTACCACGGGTAATGGCTGTTTCGTCATATCAAAACCAAGCTCGCTGGTACGCTGATAAATGGTAGGGAAGTGTGACTTGATAAATGCCGGCTCTTTATGGCTGATATCAAGATACATGCAATCGGCACCTAAGCGTTTCATTTCATAGTCAATTGCTCGAGCAACCACATCGCGCGGTGCGAGTTCGGCACGGTCATCAAACTCAGGCATAAACCGGCTACCATCAGGGCGACGTAAAATGGCCCCTTCACCTCGTAATGCCTCGGTAAGTAAGAAAGTCCCCGCTTGTGGGTGATATAAGCAAGTGGGATGAAATTGATTGAACTCCATATTTGCTACCCGACAACCCGCTCGCCACGCCATGGCAATACCATCACCGCTGGCAATGTCAGGATTAGAGGTGTATTGATACACCTTTGACGCACCGCCGGTTGCTAAAATGGTTTGTTGTGCATATATCGCCTCAACCTTTTCTGCATTGCGATTCCAAGCATAAGCACCAATGCATTGATTTTTACCGTCAACCTGTTGCTTAACCAAATCAACGGCATTAAAACGTTCAAACACACGAATGCGAGAGTGATTTTTTACTTGTTCGCCAAGGGTGAGCTGAATCGTTTTACCGGTTGCATCCGCAGCGTGCAGAATACGGCGATGGCTATGGCCGCCTTCACGGGTTAAATGATATTCTGGTTTACCATCGGCATTGATTTGTTGATCAAAGTCTACGCCCTGATCAATCAACCATTGCATTGAGTCACGGGCATTCTCAGCGGTAAAGGTAACAATGTCTTCATCACAAATGCCATTACCTGCAATAAGAGTATCTTGGACATGGGATTCTATCGAGTCGTTTTCGTCAAATACAGCGGCAATGCCACCTTGAGCATATAGTGTTGAGCCCTCATTAATAGGGCCTTTGCTGAGTAATATGACGTCGGCATTAGCGGCGAGTTTGAGTGCGAGGGTCATGCCTGCAGCGCCGCTGCCTATAATTAACACGTCGCAATTATGTTGCTGTTTCATAAACGGATGTTGTGCTTATATCACTTGTTATGTTAACAATTTTAACTTAATTTAAGCGCAAGTAATAACTCAAATTGTCTTCAAAACAACGATTTTCATTATTTACAGAGTAAAAAAATAAAAACAGCGCGAACTTTTTGGCAAATGCCCAGTCCTAAAGGTTGTGTTTGTTAGGAGCCATATTTCCCTACAATTTGCTAAGCAAATACAGGGGGATAAAGCAGTATCTTGGTCAGATGTGCATTCCCTGACTAATGACAGTAAAGGAGAAATGGCTCGGATGAGCAAACAAAATGTTGACCAGATGTTGGTACAGCAAGTACAGCAAGGGGATAAAAATGCCTACAATGTACTTGTGCAAAAATATCAACAGAAAGTAATGAATCTGGTTTCAAGGTATGTGAAAAACCAAGCAGATGTAGCAGACGTTACACAAGAAGCTTTCATCAAGGCGTATCGAGCCTTAGCCAATTTCCGGGGTGAAAGTGCATTTTATACTTGGTTATATAGAATCGCGGTTAATACTGCAAAGAATCATTTAATGGCAAACTCGCGCAAGCCCCCAGGTAGCGATGTTGAGGTAGAAGAAGCAGAATTTTACGATAGTGGTGATGCATTGCGAGAGAATGCCTCACCTGAGCGAATGTTATTGACGGAAGAGATCCGCTCAATGATATTCAACACCATTGAGCAATTGCCAGAGGAATTACGAGTGGCAATTAATTTACGCGAGCTTGATGGATTAAGTTATGAAGAAATTGCACAAGTAATGGATTGTCCTGTTGGCACCGTGCGTTCGAGAATATTTCGTGCGCGTGATGCGATAGATAAGAAAATCAAACCATTACTACAACGTTAATTGCGATATGCGATAATAACGAATAGTAGCAAGAATTGAATGTAACATTACCCGTGTAATATTAACTACGGTGATATCTTTTAAGTAGGGTGTCTTGAACCGCAGTTATCAGCGACGTAGTGTGAGTAATAGCAATGGTTGCTGCCTTTTGCAACAGAGTGTTGAGGCGTTAAGCGACAATATTTATGAGTATGGGTATGAGTGAAAATAAGTTCGAGTCGGTATCGGCAGTGGTTGATGGTCAAGATACTGATTCACAAACTCTTGAGCAGTTAAAGCACGATGATAACTATGCCAACACCTTTGGTCGATATCAGCTAATTGGCGATGTACTGCGAGGAGATTGCAGCCAGTATTTGGCACCAAATCTAGCCGCTGATATAGCATCGGCTATCGCTGCTGAGCCAACTGTGCTAGCGCCCGTGCAACGTCCAAGTGTTGGGCAACGTTTGAAAGCCAAAGTGATTCAGCTTGCTCGTCCTGCAGGACAAATGGCCATTGCAGCAAGTGCCGCAGGATTGATGGTACTTGGTGTGCAACATGCCAACCAAACCGATGAACAACCTATTGCGCCGGTACAAGTATGGCAACCTCAGTATTCCGCGGGGGTGGCCGACCCAGTGAGTTATAACTATTCAACCTATAGCGTTGATCAGCAGCGCCAACAAGCCATTCAACATCATAAAAAATTACAGTCTTTGCTCAATGATCATCAAGCGCAAATTAAATTACAGCAACGTGAAGAATTGAACAATCAGCAACCGCGACAAACCGAACAACCAGAGGGCGTCGAAAAGTAGTTTATGAAATCTGTTTATTTGTTTTTGCTGGCGGCGATATCTATCGCCCCTGCAGTTGCCCAGCAAGCCGTAAATGACGCGCCTGTAGAAACCCCGTCTAACTCATCTGAAGT from Thalassotalea sp. Sam97 harbors:
- the metK gene encoding methionine adenosyltransferase, coding for MAKHYFTSESVSEGHPDKIADQISDAVLDAIIAQDKHSRVACETMVKTGVAIISGEVTTEAWVDLEKITRKVITDIGYTSSEVGFDGETCGIMNLIGQQSPEIAQGVDRAKPEEQGAGDQGLMFGYATNETPSLMPAPLYYSHRLVERQAEMRKSGVLPWLRPDAKSQVTFIYEDNKPVAIDAVVLSTQHAPDISQEDLYDAVMENIIKHTLPADLLTEDTKYFINPTGRFVIGGPVGDCGLTGRKIIVDTYGGMARHGGGAFSGKDPSKVDRSAAYAGRYVAKNIVAAGLADRCEIQVSYAIGVAEPTSISIETFGTGKLEEEKLIALVREHFDLRPYGITKMLDLLHPMYQLTAAYGHFGREPFEMTVGDDTFTAFSWEKTDKADALRAAAGL
- the rsmE gene encoding 16S rRNA (uracil(1498)-N(3))-methyltransferase, which translates into the protein MSNARFYQAGDYTVGQTITLSDDVFGHVIRVLRLKQGDTIYLFNGDGHDYQATLVEVSKKQAVADITQAIAIDNESPLSIHLGQGISRGDRMDFTLQKSVELGVTKITPLFTERCGVKLNAERLEKKRQQWQKIVISACEQSGRAVVPEVMPAISLQEWLAQPTASLKLNLHPKAQYSIGNLPHQASATRLLIGPEGGLSDDEISEANDSGFVDVLLGPRVLRTETAALAAITALQCKFGDM
- the gshB gene encoding glutathione synthase, whose protein sequence is MSLRIGVVMDPIENINVAKDSSLAMMLEAQKRGHQLFYMKMEDLYLEQGEARAEVSKVTVYDDESHWYDIEYNDDIALHEMDAILMRKDPPFDTEYIYATYMLERAEEKGTLIVNKPQSLRDCNEKLFTAWFSQFTPKTIVTRSSTRIREFHKQHQDVIIKPLDGMGGSSIFRMGKGEANVGVIIETLTNHGSMYAMVQEYMPEIVDGDKRILIVNGEPMPYCLARIPAQGETRGNLAAGGRGEARPLSAADRLVAETIGQELKKRGLYFVGLDMIGNKVTEINVTSPTCIREIEKAYPISISGKLFDCIEELVSTQ
- a CDS encoding YqgE/AlgH family protein encodes the protein MDSLENHLLIAMPNMQDTYFHKTVTYICEHNEQGAMGLVVNIPVRITLHELLGQIDADSRITESLTQRVLAGGPVSPDRGFVLHNTQPGWTSSMALNSEIMITTSKDILESLGTDKAPQQFLVTLGYAGWGPGQLEQEIKDNSWLITRADKQILFDTPVELRWQKAAEKLGIDLGHLSTQVGHA
- a CDS encoding peptidylprolyl isomerase; the encoded protein is MKIANNKVVVMHYAVMDSEENLIDSSYDDQPLSFIQGTGFLIPGLENELNDKQVGDTFIVDVSADDAYGQRHDGLVQTVPKALFSAIEDLDVGMQLRAQTDEGEQTVIVIGMEDDEITVDGNHPLAGIDLKFDVEIIEVRDATDEELAHGHVHGAGGCGHHHD
- the ygfZ gene encoding tRNA-modifying protein YgfZ, translated to MNLQTQRPDLSSLPDSFAIDCNNISAISIAGDEADTYLQGQVTCDMNKLSDKGLLVGAHCDAKGKMFAAFRVINHFGQRLLIQSKASIAASMAQLQKYGVFAKVDIKQSDELAFLTLVGEQGVALIEQQFGKVPDSFNPVVQHQQTSIIYLAGDLPRYLIVATEQTIADLQAQSELPKFDGQLWAALEIQSGFVHLNEAAVGEYVPQMVNLQCVNGISFSKGCYMGQETVARMKYLGKNKRALFRLQGQTELALTIANDTLIEVQLGDNWRRGGNILAHYQADSGALEIQAVLASDTPDDAVLRLKDNPEVTLTIAPLPYSLNEH
- a CDS encoding succinate dehydrogenase assembly factor 2, with translation MSLANNKARLRWACRRGMLELDVLFLPFVDEAWDNLTDQQKVDFERLLECDDPELFAWFMGHEECKDEALNAMVQHILNRVKV
- the nadB gene encoding L-aspartate oxidase, which gives rise to MKQQHNCDVLIIGSGAAGMTLALKLAANADVILLSKGPINEGSTLYAQGGIAAVFDENDSIESHVQDTLIAGNGICDEDIVTFTAENARDSMQWLIDQGVDFDQQINADGKPEYHLTREGGHSHRRILHAADATGKTIQLTLGEQVKNHSRIRVFERFNAVDLVKQQVDGKNQCIGAYAWNRNAEKVEAIYAQQTILATGGASKVYQYTSNPDIASGDGIAMAWRAGCRVANMEFNQFHPTCLYHPQAGTFLLTEALRGEGAILRRPDGSRFMPEFDDRAELAPRDVVARAIDYEMKRLGADCMYLDISHKEPAFIKSHFPTIYQRTSELGFDMTKQPLPVVPAAHYTCGGVMTDKFGQTDVANLYAIGEVSYTGLHGANRMASNSLLECIVFARSAAQDIQQKLSDKAKIVQIPAWDESRVTNSDEEVVIQHNWHELRLFMWDYVGIVRTTKRLERALNRVNLLNTEIQEYYKNFRVSNNLLELRNLVQVAELIILSAMQRKESRGLHYTLDYPEQLPQSGPTVLTPNSTNN
- the rpoE gene encoding RNA polymerase sigma factor RpoE — protein: MSKQNVDQMLVQQVQQGDKNAYNVLVQKYQQKVMNLVSRYVKNQADVADVTQEAFIKAYRALANFRGESAFYTWLYRIAVNTAKNHLMANSRKPPGSDVEVEEAEFYDSGDALRENASPERMLLTEEIRSMIFNTIEQLPEELRVAINLRELDGLSYEEIAQVMDCPVGTVRSRIFRARDAIDKKIKPLLQR
- a CDS encoding sigma-E factor negative regulatory protein; this translates as MSENKFESVSAVVDGQDTDSQTLEQLKHDDNYANTFGRYQLIGDVLRGDCSQYLAPNLAADIASAIAAEPTVLAPVQRPSVGQRLKAKVIQLARPAGQMAIAASAAGLMVLGVQHANQTDEQPIAPVQVWQPQYSAGVADPVSYNYSTYSVDQQRQQAIQHHKKLQSLLNDHQAQIKLQQREELNNQQPRQTEQPEGVEK